In Candidatus Cloacimonadota bacterium, the following proteins share a genomic window:
- a CDS encoding cytidine/deoxycytidylate deaminase family protein — translation MKNARPLWNEYFMKIAELVSSRSTCLRRKVGAIVVKNNQIIATGYNGAPKGVPHCEEVGCLREKLNVPAGERHELCRGVHAEQNAIIQAAVNGSSVKNSVMYCTHQPCSICAKMIINAEIKTVYIGASYPDKLAENMFMDAGVQMILYDINTKELKRII, via the coding sequence ATGAAGAATGCCAGACCTTTATGGAATGAGTATTTTATGAAAATTGCCGAATTAGTTTCTTCCCGGTCCACCTGTTTACGAAGAAAAGTAGGCGCAATAGTTGTAAAGAATAATCAAATAATTGCTACTGGATATAATGGGGCGCCAAAAGGTGTTCCACACTGTGAAGAGGTCGGTTGTCTGAGAGAAAAATTAAATGTTCCTGCTGGAGAAAGGCATGAGCTCTGTAGGGGAGTTCATGCGGAACAGAATGCAATCATCCAGGCGGCTGTAAATGGCAGTTCTGTAAAAAATTCTGTAATGTATTGTACCCATCAACCTTGCTCTATTTGTGCAAAAATGATTATTAATGCTGAAATTAAAACAGTTTATATTGGCGCATCATATCCGGATAAACTTGCAGAAAATATGTTTATGGATGCTGGTGTACAAATGATTTTGTATGATATTAATACCAAAGAATTAAAAAGAATCATTTAA
- a CDS encoding lysophospholipid acyltransferase family protein, with translation MIRELLEIFLFRLFYHIFEIIPLSIGLTFARIIGSLNLWILKIRVQVVIKQLHEAFPEKSDKDIKRIAKETFINFSKYAVEFCWFSSKSIEEKNKYVSLYGFENINLALSYGKGLILLTGHFGNWELAGQIIAQYTNKLYAVAKKQRNLYFNNFINNIRTSNKVHIIPQKYAFRGIVKAINNNNIVLILGDQNAGKNGIFVDFFGKPASTYPGTAKIALKFSCPIIFSACLKQTNGRSYLFFEKPIFLKQKESLDIDIKNYTQELTFLLEKWIRQYPSQWCWLHKRWKTKKSNMQKISPKS, from the coding sequence ATGATCAGAGAATTATTAGAAATATTTCTATTCAGACTCTTTTATCATATCTTTGAAATTATTCCACTTTCAATTGGTTTGACCTTTGCCAGAATTATCGGTTCGCTCAATCTTTGGATTCTGAAAATCCGTGTACAAGTTGTTATTAAACAGCTCCACGAGGCATTCCCTGAAAAATCTGATAAAGATATAAAAAGAATCGCAAAAGAAACTTTCATTAATTTCAGCAAATATGCTGTCGAATTTTGCTGGTTTTCATCAAAATCTATTGAAGAAAAAAATAAATATGTTTCTTTATATGGATTTGAAAATATTAACTTGGCTTTATCTTATGGCAAGGGACTTATTTTGCTGACAGGACATTTCGGCAACTGGGAGCTTGCCGGGCAAATCATTGCACAATATACAAATAAATTATATGCAGTTGCCAAAAAACAACGAAATCTATATTTTAATAACTTTATTAACAATATACGAACAAGCAATAAAGTTCATATTATTCCTCAAAAATATGCTTTTCGTGGAATTGTCAAAGCAATAAATAATAATAATATCGTCCTGATTCTTGGGGACCAGAATGCTGGCAAAAATGGTATCTTTGTTGATTTTTTTGGCAAGCCTGCTTCAACATATCCAGGAACTGCAAAGATAGCCTTGAAATTTAGTTGCCCGATAATTTTTTCTGCCTGCCTTAAGCAGACAAACGGGAGGTCTTATTTGTTTTTTGAAAAACCAATCTTTCTAAAACAGAAAGAATCTCTTGACATAGATATAAAAAATTATACTCAAGAACTGACATTTCTACTTGAAAAATGGATAAGACAATATCCTTCACAATGGTGCTGGTTGCACAAAAGGTGGAAAACTAAGAAAAGCAATATGCAAAAAATTTCTCCAAAGAGTTGA